The Miscanthus floridulus cultivar M001 chromosome 6, ASM1932011v1, whole genome shotgun sequence genomic interval gatgccctacgtctagtctgagagagtgTTCTTGTATTTCTCGCACcggggtgcttgtagtagggggttacaagctaggtgagagagggagttcgTCCTAGGTCTCTACGAGGGGAAATATCAATTACAGAGTGAGGTGCCTTCCTTATGTGGGCATTCGTGAGCCGATTTTACCTGTCCTTCTCGCCCTCCCCTGAAACAGtgctggctacctccttttatagccgcAAGGGAAGCCAGCGTACATGAGAGAACTATGCGTAAAGGACTATTTGATGACGTACTCTACTCCTGGGGCAGTGTGCTATCGTGGGAGTTCCCGTAGAAGTCTAGTTAGTATGGTCGGGCaggcgacatgctgcgctcctgtGGATTTGTTGACTTgtgaagtgccgaggcctggcGGCTGCTGTAGCTGGTCGCGCCGAGGCCCGCTGTGCAGAGGCCTTTAGAAGCGACAATGCAGGGTCTCGGCGGCCATCTCGTAGTTGATTTAGGCAGAACAGTGCGGGACGTGCGTCTACAGGGTATGGTACCTGTATTGTCAGTGAGGGATGGAAAAAAGGAGATTTGACCATTGTCCCGTCGCTTCTGTAGTAGtgcactgccgatcgtggcttatgtagtgggtgcagctgggcgcattaatTAGATGCGACAACTTGCCAGAGAGACGTTTGAGGCAGAGACGACGAGGATGCGGGACGAGcccggcctcgggcgaggcggagcatgaaCAGTTTGTCCGAGGCCCCTCTGGAGggtctcgggcgagacggagtgggATCAGTGAGTCCGAGGCCTTATCGAGGGGtctcaggcgagatggagcggtTGGTGCGCTGATTCCAAGGTTACGGGGACCCAGCCCTGACTCCCCATGTCGCGTTATCCTTGGTGCAtgagttaggcagcacagtggtcGGTAACCCCTGCTTCGTCCCGTCGCAGATGGCAGGGTGTTGACATGACTGACGTATAGTCAGCCACTTCACTGTACTGTGCCGTCGTGCGGTTGTCGGAGTAGTTGAGCGCTTTGATTGGATGTGATGTTCAGCCAGAGCAGTTTGGTCAAAGCGGCGGTCGTGGGGCtggtgccgagccggcctcgcgcgaatcggagaatcggtacttcttctgaggcctcggcgagggggcctcgggcgaatcggagatttgTTGCTTCctctgaggcctcggcgagggggcctcgggcgaattggAGATTCGTCCGAGACCTTGTTTGTTCTATTGGTTCTTTCTTTTTAGGGTCCAAGCAGTTTTTCGGTCTTTGCTTGAGGTACCCCTTTTtctggtatccgacagtagccctcgagcctcgggCGGGAGTGTGAggcactctccctgaggttttttCGAGACTTTGTTTCTTAGTGGCTTTTGTCGGGTTTGTTTTGTACTCGTgatttcggtgggtgcgcgcgagcgcacccaccgggtgtagcccccgaggccctggaggagtgagtTCATTCCTCCACGGGCTTTTTTCTTCGTCGAGCAAGGTGTTCTGTCGTGTTTGTCAGACCCATGAGGGTGAGTTCAGGTCATTAGTTTTTCGTTCGGGGTGCAAGAGGAGTCCCTGAGCCTGCCGAGCCCTcgcgtgcgagcctaggtcgctaggtctcggcaaggttgcaggaagagcccctgaacctccgcacggagcgagagggcggtcaggagttcccctggctttttgtatgaccttCGTGCacccttttcgtttggaaggaggggttgtttgccgagccctcgcgtgcgagcctaggttgccgggtctcggcaaggttacaggaagagcccccgagcctccgcacggagcgagagggtgatcaggagttcccctggctttttgtacgaccctcgtgcttccttttcgctcggaaggaggggtggaatatgtcaggctaccctcggtgggcgcgagcggtgacacttccggtgagctgttatcgggtaagtccgagtggaggcccgtgccccatttgataggggtcggcttgtggtccagagacgcactccaaaaaaagtaccagagggcttctctagcgggtgccagggccattcgattggccctaggggctcagtgcctccctgcGATGGGATCCCCTTTAGAGaactgctggtctcggacatgattttgggcatcccaagcaatcgcttgcctgggcctcggccatgtatgggctcgcccatagttgtccctgactctgttatactgaggcggctgtcaaaacccttagtggcccagccttcgaacccctggaccgtaacgggctcggtgccttttTCGTCGTGTTTTTCTGACCCTCGGGGTGTGAGCTTGGGTAACTTGTTTTTGTTTctaggtgcaggaagagcccctgagcctccgcacagagcgagagggcgatcaggagttcccctggctttttgtgtgaccctcgcgcgtccttttcgttcagaaggaggggttgtttgccaagccctcgcatgcgagcctaagtcgctgggtctcggcaaggttgcaggaagagcccccgagcctctgcacgaagcgagagggcgatcaggagttcccctggctttttgtgcgaccctcgcgcgtcCTTTTCGTTTGggcggaggggttgtttgccgagccctcgcatgcgagcctaggtcgctgggtctcggcaaggttgcaggaagagcccctgagcctccgcacgaagcgagagggcgatcaggagttcccctggctttttgtacgaccctcgcgcatccttttcgttcggaaggaggggttgtttgccgagccctcgcgtgtcaacctaggtcgctgggtctcagcaaagttgcaggaagagcccccgagcctccgcatggagcgagagggcggtcaggagttcccctggctttttgtgcgaccctcgcgcatccttttcgctcagaaggaggggtggaatatgccaggctaccctcagtgggtgcgagcggtgacacttccggtgagctgttatcgggtaagtccgagtggaggcctgtgccccattcgataggggtcggctagtgatccagagacgcactccaaaaataggtaccagagggcttctctagcgggtgccagggccgttcgattggccctaggggctcggtgcctccctacgatgggatccccTTTAGAGAactcctgctggtctcggacacgacatagGGCACCCCAAGCAATCGCTTGCCTGGGCCTcagccatgtatgggctcgcccatagttgtccctgactctgttgtcctgaggtagctgtcgagaccctcgggggcccagccttcgaacctctggaccataatgggctcggtgcccagttccttagtctagaAGGAATCgtgtgggggatattccctttcCATCGGCTGACAATGGCAGGTGCGCCTTTCACGGCGGTTCCTCGAGGGGCGAAAAAGGCGCCTACCATTGCTGCGGATAGACTCTGTCGCGCTGTCTGTGGACAGGACGTTACTACCGCAGTTAGTAAAAAATGGACGCGTGGGCGGTTTTATCGGATCTGCATTAATCGCGCTAGATCTAGAAAATCGTCACCCTGATTTCGTCGCTCACCCGTTTCCGATTTTGTCGCTCGCCGTTCGCCCTCTCCCCTATAAATACGCGACGAACCGCGGCTCTGCCTCTCCTTACCTTTTTCGCTCGCAATCGCCCTCTCTGCCTTCGAGCGTTTGCTAAGAGCAGAGGAGAGCACCGGGAAGAAGTGGGGAGAGGGgaaaagagagaaagagggagcgaGTAGTCGAGGGTTCATCTTACCATTGCAGTTGTGTTCTCCACTGCACCGATGGCGGGCATCAGAATCCTCcaggcagatccttggggtcGCTCCGACGCGTCGGTGGAGATGCTGCAGGCGCTTGTCGACGCTGGTCTTCTCTGTCCGATCATCGACCCCAATAGgctagagtggatcgctccggggAGCGAGTCGGAGCCAAGGCCACGTGaaggctacgtggtgagcttcgtcgtttTCCACGAGTGAGGGCTCGGTTTGCCGGTAgaccagttcatgcgggcgctcccgcactactacagtgtggagcttcacaacttcacccccaattccatcgcgcaggcggccatctttgtcgctgtctgcgaggggtatctggggatcgctccccactgggagctatggctccacttgTTTCGGGCGGttttcaccaccaagccggtggGCGTGAAGGGCGCTCGAAAGGCgttgagggccggtggctgcactctccaagtgcgccaagaccggcagtccctctatatCCTGGCTCAGCTCGCGTCGTCTAACCGTGGCTGGCATAACGGATGGTTCTACCTCCGTAATGATGATGGCGGGTTTCCCCCctatactgggcggattgtggagaGTCAGCCGGAAAAATGGGGTTACGACATTGTCAAGGTCGATCAGCCCAGGCTAGAACCGCTCCTAAGGGCcctggggaagctgcgtgactacGGCCTTACGACGGCCGTGGTCGTGGTGGCTTTTcatcaccggagggtgctgccgctgatggctcgacggTGGCGCCTATTTGAGATGACCCCGAGTGATCCGATCGaaggtatcaagatgtccgccttcgccatTTCAAACGACAAGAccctacgtcgggtgagagaggcggtggaTGGGAAGGTGAAGCTTGACGATTTGATGCCTTTCCCGATGCGCCCATCGCGGGGGTACATCCCACTGGTAAGTTGGGTGTTGCCGAGGCCTTCACAGCCTTCTTGCTCCATGTCTTTTTTGTCCATTGCCTTATTTTgtcgttcctacaggggatgagagacgtgcgagcctccccgccgcctgtTCCTAAGGACGCGGTTCGACGGGCGGCGAACCAGACGCGTGCCAAGGTGCAaaagaagcggaaggatgccgaggaggccaagcgcacgaggaagatccttgagcgcgaaaagctggacgaaCATCACCGGCGTCAGAAGCTTGGGGGTCTCCCGGTGGAGTCGTCGCCGATGCCGTCGTCGTCGGAATCCTCGGGCgatgacgacgagagcgaggCGGGGAAGGTTACCCTAGACCACCTCCCCGACGTTAAGGAGGTGGCACCCGGGGTGTCTCTGGGAGATGTCCGTCTTGTTGTCGAGGACgatacgcccgaggcgcgggtgttggGGAAGCGGGCTGTCAGCCCGGTGAGCTCGGCGGCGGAGGTAGGGCGAGCGACGGCGGGGGCGCCTCAACCGTCTCTGCGGACGATTGAGGGGGTGTCAGGGTCCGGCGGTGACCAGCCGGTACCGGTGGACACagaggccgtgccaccgccgccaccgccgccgttgaaGAGGAGGGACATCGTACATAAGCGGTTGtgtccccgttcgcggtaagtaTATTTTTTTGGCGGAGTTTATAGTATTCCCTGCTCGCCCCTTGGTTGTacgctgaccttgggagtgtctttgtgTCTAGCCTAAAGCGTCGGGTGGAGGAACCTGCCTTGGCGCCccataaggcgctcaaggtggacATCAGCTCCACCGCCCGCCGGGCAGAGGAGGCATAGGCTGGCGTGCAGGGTGGCACGGCGTCGGGCAAGGCCGTCCTAGAGGAACTGGCTGCCCAAGAAAAGGGCGCCGAGGCAGCCACGGAAGGAGTGggggaggaggagcccacgccccGCGGTGTCGTGGGTCTTGGGGTGAATGAGGCCGAGGCGTCCACTCCTGCTGAGGCCATCGAGGGTGAGGCCAGAGCTCCCAAGACTTCCGAAGCCATGGCGGTGGACGCGGGGGTCATCAAGGTAGAGGTggcagaggccagagcccccggttccgtcgaggccgaggcgggGGAGACGGAGACGGGGCAAGTTTTAGCACCGCCCCTGGTTCAGGCGATCttgtctgatgattcctcccatgggaaggaggcggcggacgtcgaggcggtcAGTACCATGGAGCAGCCAGTCCCGGCTCCCGTCGAGGGGAGTTCGGTCCTCGTCTGGGTCCGACCTGAGCCCcgcgggtggaacttcccgcgtgttttctagCAGGACCGGgccgaccctgagggggagcccgtGTTTGCCCTTGAAGATGTTGCGGAGGGGGGGCGATAGGACACCCTTGAGTAGTACCGCCAACTGGCGGTGAAGTCGCTGTAGACAGCGATGTCTATTATGGAAGGGGACTTGCCTAGTGTTACCTAGGTAAGTACTTTCTtctctcgtgccgcgttgttttctctccgagccccgtcGCAGCATTTGACGTGCGTTTTTGCCTTtttaggagctcgaggcccggtcccttgggaaatcggtgttcctacgaaaggagagggacatctaggaccagctccggtagcagaagggcctgcttgccgatgcccaggggctcttgtcggcgcggagtgcggaagtgggggacctctgccttcgctgtgctgaccttcaggccaaggtggccacggctaaggagcagtctgcccctttggtggcgaagatcaaggagctggaggagcggGACTCCTTTAGGTCccgggcccaagaagcgatggcctctgccaaggccaccGCCGGGCcactgggtgcggagcagagtgaACACCAGCTGATGAAAGTCGctttggcagaggctaccaaggcggccgaggcctctcgagtcgaggctTTAGACTGGAAGAAAAAAGCCGAGGGTAAGTTCTACCGAGCCGCGCCCCTTGTTCCATTTGCTCTGGTTTGCGTTTGACTCCTGACTCTTTGTTGTGTCATAGATTTGGAGAAAGAGTTCTCCCAGGCgaccgaggcctccgtcgcaatGCAAGCGGTGCTAGAcattgaggtccgggagcacaaGGCGCTGCGCAGTgccgcccgtaccgcctgcgaggctctagaggttgagggggtcgaATCAGCCgactcccttgggagccgcctgactACGTTGAGCGGCCGCGTCGACGAGCGACTCCGGGGGGCATTGCACAcaggtgtcaagcgcgccctagcTGTTGTCTCTTCGCACTACGCcgtcaacctcgaggctgtcagcgatggctacgtcttgccggaagatgatgaggaggccgatgcagaggtcgcgaagctgatggaggcggccaaggcgcctggcacggcgctggcccgtctgtttgaagaagaggtggtccctcccacgccAGGCACTAATCCTtaagctttgacctaggccaaaagtggtcatgtaaccggattgggttAATTGTCATATCGTGACGTTTTGTGGtcgtcgaggcctttaaagtatttgcgcGTGTGCATtttttaaccgttttctgttctatTTCCGAGCCTGTACCCTCTGTCTCATTCTTGGACACACGCAAAGAACTTCTTCGGAGCGTAAGCCATCCCTTGGCGAAGGGTGGcgagggagttgccatagcccagaggcgtaggccgttctcacggctcgacgggccctttggcctcgagaccagcttttggtccttaggttttttgcgATGGTCCTGTCGGAGCacgagagagtttggcatagaaatttTTGAAAGATGGTAAGAAACGGTGCTCAGGACTTAGGGGGGGTTTCCCCttatagcccccgagggaggctcggctttgcagaggcagagccgagtctcccttatagcgttattgtgacgtcgagcccctatcgatagacaaCTTTTTtgcaaagaacttcctcggagcctaagctatcCCTTGGGTGAAAAGGTGCTGAGGGAGCTACCGTAGCCTgggggcgtaggccgttctcacggctcggccggccttttgccTTTGGGAcgatctttcggtccttag includes:
- the LOC136460802 gene encoding uncharacterized protein is translated as MAVDAGVIKVEVAEARAPGSVEAEAGETETGQVLAPPLVQAILSDDSSHGKEAADVEAAKVATAKEQSAPLVAKIKELEERDSFRSRAQEAMASAKATAGPLGAEQSEHQLMKVALAEATKAAEASRVEALDWKKKAEDLEKEFSQATEASVAMQAVLDIEVREHKALRSAARTACEALEVEGVESADSLGSRLTTLSGRVDERLRGALHTGVKRALAVVSSHYAVNLEAVSDGYVLPEDDEEADAEVAKLMEAAKAPGTALARLFEEEVVPPTPGTNP